One Alkalicoccus halolimnae DNA segment encodes these proteins:
- the msrB gene encoding peptide-methionine (R)-S-oxide reductase MsrB: protein MMKNNEDLKTKLTPMQYKVTQEDATEPPFQNDLWNFFEEGLYVDIVSGEALFHSRDKFESNCGWPSFSKPLNEESVIEKTDKSNFMVRTEVRSAEGDSHLGHVFPDGPKPTGLRYCINSASLKFIPVSELEKEGYGKYAAHFNNGKV from the coding sequence ATGATGAAAAACAACGAAGATTTAAAAACAAAACTTACACCGATGCAGTATAAAGTTACGCAGGAAGATGCAACAGAACCGCCGTTCCAAAATGATTTATGGAATTTTTTCGAAGAAGGTCTTTATGTGGATATTGTTTCCGGAGAAGCACTTTTCCATTCCAGGGATAAATTCGAATCAAACTGCGGATGGCCCAGTTTTTCGAAGCCATTAAATGAGGAGAGTGTCATTGAGAAAACAGATAAAAGTAACTTTATGGTTCGTACAGAAGTGCGCAGTGCAGAAGGGGACTCTCATCTGGGACACGTTTTTCCGGACGGGCCCAAGCCTACCGGCTTAAGGTACTGTATTAACTCCGCTTCCTTGAAGTTCATCCCAGTCTCTGAGCTGGAGAAAGAAGGCTACGGGAAGTATGCTGCCCATTTTAATAACGGTAAAGTTTAA
- the fumC gene encoding class II fumarate hydratase: protein MDYRTEKDTLGEINVPADKWWGAQTQRSLENFKIGKETMPREMTDAFSVLKEACAAANDKLGNLEPVKAEMIQKVCREIREEKSYEHFPLVVWQTGSGTQSNMNMNEVAAFRSNHYLENDGSDVRVHPNDDVNRSQSSNDTFPTAMHIAALKEVHEQLLPSVRKLKTTIENKAAEFDNIIKIGRTHLQDATPLTLGQEMSGWAYMLSKSEKMIEQSAEQLRHLAIGGTAVGTGINAHPSFGEITSDEISRITGMTFYSSENKFHALTSHDEIVYAHGAVKGLAADLMKIANDVRWLASGPRSGIGEITIPANEPGSSIMPGKVNPTQAEALTMVATQIFGNDTTIGVAASQGNFELNVFKPVIIYNFLQSVRLLSDAMNSFNDNCAAGIEVNEEIIEKHVKNSLMLVTALNPHIGYEKAAEIAKTAFQNNSTLKETAVELGYLTEEQFEEYINLEKMVRPTE from the coding sequence ATGGATTACCGAACAGAAAAGGATACGTTAGGGGAGATTAATGTTCCCGCCGATAAATGGTGGGGGGCGCAGACCCAGCGCAGTCTCGAAAATTTTAAAATAGGAAAAGAAACAATGCCCCGGGAAATGACGGATGCTTTTTCCGTCCTTAAGGAAGCATGTGCCGCGGCTAACGATAAATTAGGTAATCTGGAACCAGTAAAGGCTGAAATGATTCAAAAAGTCTGCAGGGAAATAAGAGAAGAAAAAAGTTATGAACATTTTCCGCTCGTTGTCTGGCAGACAGGAAGCGGAACACAGTCCAATATGAATATGAATGAAGTGGCTGCTTTCCGGAGTAATCATTATTTGGAAAATGACGGATCGGACGTCCGCGTTCATCCAAACGATGATGTTAACCGATCTCAAAGCTCCAATGATACGTTTCCGACTGCTATGCATATCGCTGCATTAAAAGAAGTACATGAGCAGCTTCTTCCTTCTGTAAGAAAATTAAAGACAACGATTGAAAATAAGGCTGCTGAATTTGATAATATAATTAAAATAGGCCGGACCCATCTGCAGGATGCTACACCTTTAACACTCGGCCAGGAAATGAGCGGATGGGCATATATGCTAAGTAAATCTGAGAAGATGATTGAGCAGTCCGCTGAGCAGCTCCGCCATCTCGCTATAGGCGGAACAGCAGTCGGTACCGGAATCAACGCCCACCCATCATTCGGGGAAATAACATCCGACGAGATCAGTCGAATTACAGGTATGACTTTTTATTCTTCTGAAAACAAATTTCATGCATTGACAAGTCACGATGAAATTGTCTATGCGCACGGAGCTGTAAAAGGCCTGGCTGCTGATCTGATGAAAATTGCCAATGATGTCAGATGGCTGGCAAGCGGACCCCGCTCCGGAATCGGTGAGATTACCATTCCTGCTAATGAGCCGGGAAGTTCGATAATGCCTGGAAAAGTCAACCCAACTCAAGCAGAAGCATTGACGATGGTAGCAACACAGATTTTCGGTAATGATACGACTATTGGAGTTGCCGCGAGCCAGGGGAATTTTGAACTGAACGTATTTAAACCGGTCATTATTTATAATTTCCTCCAATCGGTCCGTCTGCTGAGTGATGCAATGAATTCCTTTAATGATAACTGTGCGGCCGGGATTGAAGTCAATGAAGAAATTATTGAAAAGCATGTTAAAAATTCTTTGATGCTTGTTACTGCATTAAATCCTCATATCGGCTATGAAAAAGCTGCTGAAATTGCCAAAACAGCTTTTCAAAATAACTCAACGTTAAAAGAAACAGCAGTCGAACTTGGCTATTTAACAGAAGAACAATTTGAAGAGTATATAAATCTGGAGAAAATGGTCCGTCCAACAGAATAA
- a CDS encoding alpha/beta hydrolase, whose translation MKWIKVVFKNVFLTGTLLCSLMIITVLVSIQMWQSTEEGRLPAKTAVVLHAVNNNLVDLDVDISVPEIVSGGDGNESYLIKNEMTIPLEDNEEIPVRIYRPRGEGPFPITLYYHGGAFMKGYGGLETHDNIIRSIASKTGNVVIAPAYRLAPEHIFPAAVEDSYKALLWAENHAEMLGGDKDMISVMGDSAGGNIATVVSQMARDRKGPDLAAQVLFYPITTFQEIPLSSRETYDSGYYLLSKSIMYQARESYTPQQTMWAHPYTSPLQAKNLHDLPPALIITAEFDPLRDEGESYAKRLHEAGVPVHVTRYRGVMHGFVSFYEVMQSGRSGMEEAVVFLKDIQNGSVNQSEEFIVHVENQPQGWKRMRDQTEAFAIAVYLLGRTGTEMIAEEYSFN comes from the coding sequence ATGAAGTGGATAAAAGTTGTTTTCAAAAATGTATTTTTGACTGGTACCCTGCTCTGTTCACTAATGATTATTACAGTTCTTGTTTCCATTCAAATGTGGCAGTCAACTGAAGAAGGAAGACTTCCTGCAAAAACAGCCGTGGTCCTTCATGCTGTTAATAACAATCTAGTAGATCTGGACGTTGATATTTCTGTACCTGAAATTGTTTCCGGGGGAGACGGAAACGAATCCTATCTCATAAAAAACGAAATGACAATTCCTCTTGAAGATAATGAAGAAATACCGGTGCGCATTTATAGACCGCGCGGTGAGGGGCCATTTCCAATAACTCTTTATTATCATGGAGGAGCTTTTATGAAAGGATATGGAGGGCTGGAAACGCATGATAATATAATTCGATCTATCGCCTCAAAAACAGGAAACGTTGTGATCGCTCCTGCTTACAGACTTGCTCCTGAACATATTTTTCCAGCAGCTGTGGAAGATAGTTACAAGGCTCTCCTCTGGGCTGAAAATCACGCAGAGATGTTAGGAGGAGATAAGGATATGATATCCGTTATGGGAGATAGTGCAGGAGGAAATATAGCTACAGTCGTTTCCCAAATGGCCAGAGATAGAAAAGGTCCGGATCTGGCGGCGCAGGTATTGTTTTATCCTATAACCACATTTCAGGAAATTCCCTTATCTTCCAGAGAAACATACGACAGCGGCTATTACCTTTTGTCTAAATCCATTATGTATCAGGCCAGGGAAAGCTATACTCCTCAGCAGACGATGTGGGCACATCCTTATACTTCCCCGCTGCAGGCAAAAAACCTTCATGACCTGCCTCCGGCGCTGATTATTACGGCAGAATTTGATCCCCTGCGTGATGAGGGAGAAAGTTACGCAAAACGTCTTCACGAAGCGGGTGTACCGGTACATGTCACGAGATATCGAGGTGTAATGCACGGATTTGTGTCTTTTTATGAAGTCATGCAGAGCGGCAGAAGCGGGATGGAGGAAGCTGTAGTATTTCTCAAGGATATACAAAATGGAAGTGTTAATCAAAGTGAGGAATTTATCGTTCACGTAGAAAACCAGCCTCAGGGATGGAAGCGAATGAGAGATCAGACAGAAGCCTTTGCAATTGCAGTCTATCTTCTCGGGAGGACAGGTACGGAAATGATTGCTGAAGAATATTCATTCAATTGA
- a CDS encoding MFS transporter: MLAKKNLIVMWVANFFVAASATMVLPFLSVYIETFGQFSNEYVQRWSGFIFGITFLVAFAAAPLWGRFGDSFGRKKILLLTGYGIALSIFLMSFVSSVGELFFLRMFMGIVTGFIPTSIALISAQTDRHEAGKVLGTLQMGTVSGGLFGPVLGGLLADSFGFTYTFFITAAVITLATTFVAFGIEEIRHEKNEIVQQKRSMIEVLRIVINDRMLLMVMILSLVVQTANFSIQPQLALFVGELMTSENIAFLAGLTFSVTGLGNLIATRAWGIQGDKFGHDKVVLICLLFSAVTFLPQAFVTSIWQLIILRFLFGIALGGIIPCVTAYIRQKVPLSMQGEVLGYNQSFRFLGNVTGPAAGGLIAGSFGIAAVFYASSLLLFLMALFFYGTYKQSKKRKEGQYASVG, translated from the coding sequence ATGCTGGCAAAGAAGAATTTGATCGTCATGTGGGTAGCGAACTTTTTTGTGGCTGCAAGTGCCACGATGGTACTGCCCTTTTTATCAGTTTATATTGAAACGTTCGGCCAATTCTCCAATGAGTATGTGCAGCGCTGGTCCGGCTTTATTTTTGGAATTACTTTCCTTGTTGCATTTGCAGCTGCTCCTTTGTGGGGACGGTTCGGTGATTCCTTTGGAAGGAAAAAAATTCTCCTATTAACCGGATATGGTATAGCGTTATCTATATTTTTAATGAGTTTTGTCTCGAGTGTGGGAGAACTCTTTTTTCTGAGAATGTTCATGGGCATCGTGACCGGTTTTATACCTACTTCTATAGCATTGATATCAGCGCAGACAGACCGGCATGAAGCTGGAAAAGTTCTTGGAACCCTTCAAATGGGGACTGTTTCGGGAGGATTATTCGGTCCTGTTCTGGGTGGATTGCTTGCAGACAGCTTCGGCTTTACTTATACTTTTTTTATAACTGCAGCAGTAATTACCCTAGCGACGACTTTCGTAGCATTTGGAATCGAAGAAATCAGACATGAAAAAAATGAGATTGTTCAGCAGAAAAGGTCGATGATTGAAGTATTGCGGATTGTTATAAACGATAGAATGCTGCTTATGGTCATGATCCTTTCTCTGGTAGTTCAAACAGCAAATTTTAGTATTCAGCCACAGCTTGCCTTGTTTGTAGGAGAATTAATGACCTCCGAAAATATTGCTTTTCTGGCCGGGCTTACTTTTTCTGTTACCGGACTGGGAAATCTTATTGCTACCAGGGCATGGGGAATTCAAGGAGATAAATTTGGACACGATAAAGTAGTGTTAATCTGTCTTTTGTTTTCCGCGGTCACTTTTTTGCCGCAGGCATTTGTAACTTCAATCTGGCAGCTGATTATACTCCGCTTTCTATTTGGCATCGCTCTGGGTGGCATCATACCATGTGTAACGGCATATATCAGACAGAAAGTTCCCCTTTCCATGCAGGGAGAGGTGCTCGGTTATAATCAGAGTTTCAGGTTTTTAGGCAACGTAACAGGTCCCGCAGCAGGAGGACTCATTGCTGGATCTTTCGGAATAGCAGCTGTTTTTTATGCATCCTCTCTTCTGCTGTTTCTAATGGCTTTATTTTTTTATGGTACTTATAAACAAAGTAAAAAAAGAAAGGAGGGGCAGTATGCTTCTGTCGGATAA
- a CDS encoding dipeptidase yields the protein MNIIDLHCDALLKLQENRERSFSDSPDLNVNAAKMKTGQVKVQFFAVFIEPRISSEDKFTAALDQIDLFYEKILAPHPHIKHIKNWKQIEELQPDEIGAVLTLEGAEAFHDDLGKLRTFYRLGVRSIGLTWNNANLCADGIGEKRGAGLSSFGEEVVKLNNSHHVLTDLSHLSVQAYWDVIDLAGYPIATHSNAKRICGHRRNLDDDQLRALFQKEGLLGIVYNPPFIKNEKGPSSIEDLLVHIEHMLLLGGENHIALGSDFDGIETFVEELSDASLHQNLIHELENRYGQETAFKISSGNAEQYFRTCSERIDK from the coding sequence ATGAATATAATTGATCTGCACTGCGATGCTTTATTGAAACTGCAGGAGAATCGGGAGAGGTCTTTTTCTGACTCTCCGGATTTAAATGTAAACGCAGCAAAAATGAAAACCGGGCAGGTGAAAGTGCAGTTTTTCGCTGTTTTTATCGAACCACGTATTTCTTCTGAAGATAAATTTACAGCCGCACTGGATCAAATTGATCTATTTTATGAAAAAATACTGGCCCCTCATCCACATATTAAACATATTAAAAACTGGAAGCAGATAGAGGAGCTTCAACCTGATGAAATCGGTGCTGTACTTACTTTGGAGGGGGCTGAAGCATTTCACGATGATCTTGGTAAGCTGCGGACGTTTTACCGCCTGGGCGTCAGATCTATAGGACTGACGTGGAACAATGCTAATCTGTGTGCAGATGGCATTGGTGAAAAGAGGGGAGCAGGTTTAAGCAGTTTTGGTGAAGAAGTAGTAAAGTTGAATAACTCCCATCACGTATTAACTGATCTATCTCATCTTTCTGTTCAAGCCTACTGGGATGTAATTGACCTTGCGGGATACCCGATCGCAACGCATTCCAACGCAAAAAGAATCTGCGGCCATAGACGGAATTTAGACGATGATCAATTGAGGGCTCTCTTCCAAAAAGAAGGTCTGCTGGGGATTGTTTACAATCCTCCCTTTATTAAAAATGAGAAAGGACCGTCCTCCATTGAAGATCTGCTTGTTCATATTGAACACATGCTTTTATTAGGCGGAGAAAATCACATTGCGCTTGGTTCAGACTTTGATGGTATAGAGACTTTCGTCGAAGAACTTTCCGATGCTTCTCTTCATCAGAATCTGATCCATGAGCTTGAAAACAGGTACGGTCAGGAGACTGCCTTTAAAATCAGTTCCGGCAATGCAGAGCAGTATTTCAGGACATGTTCGGAGCGTATCGATAAATAA
- the msrA gene encoding peptide-methionine (S)-S-oxide reductase MsrA — protein sequence MNKKATFAGGCFWCMVSPFDEQPGIESIVSGYTGGETENPTYEEVCSERTGHREAVQITYDPDVFAYEKLLELFWQQIDPTDSGGQFHDRGKSYSTAIFYHDEEQRDAAEKSKHDLDVNGPFKKPIVTEIIPAKPFYKAEKYHQDYYKTNPLHYKMYKKGSGRASFINQYWGNQ from the coding sequence ATGAATAAAAAAGCTACATTTGCCGGAGGGTGTTTCTGGTGCATGGTTTCCCCTTTCGATGAACAGCCCGGGATTGAGAGTATTGTATCCGGGTATACAGGGGGAGAGACAGAAAACCCTACTTATGAAGAAGTATGCTCTGAGAGAACCGGCCATAGAGAAGCGGTTCAGATAACTTATGATCCAGACGTTTTTGCTTATGAAAAGCTGCTGGAGCTTTTCTGGCAGCAGATTGATCCGACAGATTCGGGAGGTCAGTTTCATGATCGAGGAAAGTCTTACAGTACAGCTATTTTCTATCATGATGAAGAACAGCGGGATGCAGCCGAAAAATCAAAACATGATCTGGATGTAAATGGACCGTTTAAAAAACCTATAGTGACAGAAATTATCCCGGCAAAGCCGTTTTACAAAGCTGAGAAATATCACCAGGATTACTACAAAACCAATCCACTGCATTACAAAATGTATAAAAAGGGCAGCGGACGTGCTTCTTTTATTAATCAGTACTGGGGGAATCAATGA
- the pgmB gene encoding beta-phosphoglucomutase has translation MNKIEGIIFDLDGVIVDTAVYHFRAWKKLADEMGFSFTEDDNERLKGVSRMESLRILLEIGNKEVSEEEKKMLAEKKNKIYVESISGMGKEEILPGVMNFIQELKEEKIPFSLGSASKNAPLILKNIGLYHSFDAVVDGNDVAKAKPAPQVFLLGAEKLQVNPEGCIVFEDAQSGIEAAKAAGMFAVAVGEQAKLKGADYYITSMEHLTLADLKKAAVH, from the coding sequence ATGAATAAAATTGAAGGTATCATTTTTGATTTGGATGGAGTCATTGTAGATACGGCCGTTTATCATTTCAGAGCATGGAAGAAGCTGGCCGATGAGATGGGTTTTTCCTTCACGGAGGATGATAATGAAAGATTAAAAGGAGTCAGCAGAATGGAATCACTTCGAATTCTCCTTGAAATCGGAAACAAAGAGGTATCTGAAGAAGAAAAGAAAATGCTGGCAGAAAAAAAGAATAAAATTTATGTGGAATCTATATCCGGGATGGGAAAAGAAGAAATACTACCTGGAGTAATGAACTTTATTCAGGAATTGAAGGAGGAAAAAATTCCATTTTCACTGGGCTCAGCGAGCAAAAATGCACCGCTGATTTTAAAAAATATTGGGCTGTATCATTCATTCGATGCGGTTGTTGACGGCAATGATGTAGCAAAAGCCAAGCCTGCCCCTCAGGTATTCCTATTGGGGGCTGAGAAGCTCCAGGTTAACCCTGAAGGCTGCATTGTTTTTGAAGATGCCCAATCAGGTATAGAGGCAGCTAAGGCAGCTGGGATGTTTGCTGTGGCTGTGGGGGAGCAGGCAAAATTAAAAGGAGCCGACTACTACATTACGTCGATGGAACATCTCACTCTTGCAGATTTAAAAAAAGCAGCAGTCCATTAA
- a CDS encoding ABC-ATPase domain-containing protein, giving the protein MSNTLQQLERSLQSLDNKSYNALKSIQGNYQTDLDNTLFIDYVQGDPFAAPSRIRFRIPLSSTDLTFTDMEEYHRLVAAKHFFSKEFTFEKDKKKNPVRGTGKSGMIFIDTPGQEVIERSAVAITEKYIEFRISCGIPANGRKISGKQAANLLCRIIPSIAEATLENYRRSNFQESLEVADNQVFIRKKMSENGLTAFVSNGSVLPRESGHSNRPLPEKEAVPFHSPKVWEYTFTLTNGRKITGMGIKRGVTLIVGGGYHGKSTLLKAIERGVYNHEKGDGREYVLADSSAVKIRAEDDRSIRNVNISPFINELPMQKKTDQFSSADASGSTSQAAGIMEALEMKSRVLLMDEDTSATNFMIRDARMQKLVKKEKEPITPFIDRIRDLYEQHGVSTILVLGGSGDYFDVADYVVMMDEYRPFDKTKEAKELVNSVETIREKENPITFPETLNRHFPKKIIENKLDRKGKIQARGLHQISIGKNSLPLHAVEQLISESQTEAIAMILKKIIKQNENASTEELIDGIYKSIEEEGLESVSPFAGQHPGNLALPRKFEIAAALNRIRD; this is encoded by the coding sequence ATGAGTAATACTTTACAACAGCTAGAACGCAGTCTTCAGTCACTTGATAATAAATCTTATAATGCCTTGAAATCAATTCAGGGGAACTATCAGACAGATCTCGATAACACGTTGTTTATCGATTATGTACAGGGAGATCCTTTCGCTGCACCTTCACGTATAAGATTTCGGATCCCCTTGTCCAGTACCGACCTTACTTTCACTGACATGGAAGAATATCACCGGCTTGTAGCAGCGAAACATTTCTTCTCAAAAGAATTTACGTTTGAAAAAGACAAAAAGAAAAATCCTGTGAGAGGAACTGGCAAAAGCGGTATGATTTTTATTGATACCCCGGGACAGGAAGTAATTGAACGGAGTGCAGTGGCAATAACTGAAAAATATATTGAATTTCGAATCTCCTGCGGTATTCCTGCAAATGGCAGAAAAATATCCGGAAAACAGGCTGCAAATCTGCTGTGCCGTATTATACCTTCTATTGCTGAAGCCACCCTCGAAAATTACCGCCGAAGCAATTTTCAGGAATCACTGGAAGTTGCAGACAATCAGGTTTTCATCCGTAAAAAAATGTCAGAGAACGGATTAACTGCGTTTGTAAGCAATGGCTCTGTCCTCCCCCGCGAAAGCGGTCACAGCAATAGACCCCTTCCCGAAAAAGAAGCTGTTCCGTTCCATTCTCCGAAAGTATGGGAATATACGTTTACGCTTACCAACGGCAGGAAAATTACAGGTATGGGAATAAAACGAGGTGTCACGTTAATTGTCGGAGGCGGCTACCATGGAAAAAGCACTTTGTTGAAAGCTATTGAACGAGGAGTATATAACCATGAGAAAGGGGACGGCCGGGAATATGTTCTGGCAGACAGCTCAGCAGTTAAAATCCGTGCCGAAGATGACAGAAGCATTCGAAATGTCAATATTTCTCCTTTTATAAATGAACTGCCTATGCAGAAAAAAACGGATCAGTTTTCTTCTGCAGATGCCAGCGGAAGCACCTCTCAGGCAGCAGGTATTATGGAGGCACTTGAGATGAAAAGCCGCGTGCTTCTAATGGATGAAGATACCAGCGCAACAAACTTTATGATCCGCGACGCGCGCATGCAGAAACTCGTCAAAAAAGAGAAAGAACCGATCACCCCTTTTATTGACCGCATAAGAGATCTCTATGAACAACACGGCGTTTCAACAATTTTAGTATTAGGTGGGTCGGGCGATTATTTTGACGTGGCAGATTACGTAGTGATGATGGATGAATACCGTCCTTTTGATAAGACCAAAGAAGCGAAAGAGCTTGTTAATAGTGTGGAAACCATCCGTGAGAAAGAAAACCCGATAACTTTTCCTGAAACATTAAACAGGCACTTCCCTAAAAAAATAATTGAAAATAAACTTGATCGAAAAGGTAAAATCCAGGCAAGAGGCCTTCACCAGATCTCTATCGGTAAAAATTCCCTTCCCCTCCATGCAGTGGAACAATTGATTTCTGAAAGCCAGACTGAAGCAATTGCAATGATATTAAAAAAAATCATAAAACAGAACGAAAATGCTTCTACCGAAGAATTAATTGACGGGATTTACAAAAGTATTGAAGAAGAAGGACTGGAAAGTGTTTCTCCATTTGCCGGCCAGCACCCGGGTAATCTGGCTCTGCCAAGAAAGTTTGAAATCGCCGCAGCTTTAAACAGGATACGTGACTGA
- the acsA gene encoding acetate--CoA ligase, which produces MEVLEPTTGTYQLEDYKKMREKFSWEDTKKAFSWNKTGKVNIAYETIDRHVEEGRGEKTALYYSDASRDEAFTFQAMKEKTNQAAHMFRNLGVQKGDRVFIFMPRSPELYFALLGAVKVGAVVGPLFEAFMQDAVRARLEDSEASVIVTTGDLASRIPHNDLPHLEKILIVGDSELTGKDEKFISYDEKMKAASSDDSAIEWVDLEDGFILHYTSGSTGKPKGVYHVHKAMLQHYQTAEWVLDLREDDIYWCTADPGWVTGTSYGIFGPWLYGATNVVRGGRFSPDDWYSTIDKYNVSVWYSAPTAFRMLMAAPKETLENHDLSSLRHILSVGEPLNPEVVRWGWEVFNLRIHDTWWMTETGAMLICNYPSEPIKPGSMGKPIPGVDAAIIDDNGNELPPNEMGNLAIREGWPSQMRKIWNNEPKFNEYFAIKGWYVSGDTAYQDEDGYFWFQGRNDDVIMTAGERVGPFEIESKLVEHPAIAEAGVIGKPDEIRGHIIKAFVALRDGYEETDELKAEIQKFIKSELAAHAVPREIDFKDKLPKTRSGKIMRRVLKAWELDEPTGDLSTMDDN; this is translated from the coding sequence ATGGAAGTACTAGAACCAACAACAGGTACATATCAATTGGAAGACTATAAAAAAATGAGGGAAAAATTCAGTTGGGAAGATACAAAAAAAGCTTTCAGCTGGAATAAAACCGGAAAAGTAAATATCGCATATGAAACGATTGACAGACACGTGGAAGAAGGAAGAGGAGAAAAAACAGCTCTTTATTATTCAGACGCCAGCCGGGATGAAGCATTTACTTTTCAGGCTATGAAAGAAAAAACGAATCAGGCTGCGCACATGTTCAGAAACCTGGGCGTACAGAAAGGCGACCGAGTTTTCATTTTTATGCCTCGTTCACCGGAGCTCTATTTCGCTTTGCTCGGGGCAGTTAAAGTAGGTGCTGTTGTAGGACCACTTTTTGAAGCATTTATGCAGGATGCAGTGCGTGCCCGTCTGGAGGACAGCGAAGCTTCTGTTATCGTTACAACTGGCGACCTGGCTTCACGCATTCCGCACAATGATCTGCCTCATCTGGAAAAAATTCTAATTGTAGGAGACAGCGAACTTACTGGTAAAGACGAAAAATTCATTTCTTACGACGAAAAAATGAAAGCGGCTTCATCTGATGATTCGGCAATTGAATGGGTCGATCTGGAGGATGGTTTTATTCTTCACTACACATCCGGGTCTACCGGCAAACCGAAAGGGGTTTACCATGTTCATAAAGCAATGCTCCAGCATTATCAGACAGCTGAATGGGTTCTTGATTTACGGGAAGACGATATTTACTGGTGTACAGCAGATCCCGGCTGGGTAACCGGTACATCCTACGGAATTTTCGGTCCCTGGCTTTACGGTGCAACTAATGTTGTCCGCGGAGGACGTTTTTCTCCGGATGACTGGTACAGCACAATAGATAAGTATAATGTTTCCGTTTGGTACAGTGCCCCTACCGCTTTCAGAATGCTTATGGCTGCGCCGAAGGAAACACTGGAGAATCACGATCTTTCCTCCCTTCGGCACATTCTAAGTGTAGGTGAGCCGTTGAATCCAGAAGTTGTCCGCTGGGGATGGGAAGTCTTTAATCTGCGTATTCATGATACGTGGTGGATGACCGAAACAGGTGCCATGCTTATCTGTAATTATCCTTCAGAACCTATAAAGCCCGGATCCATGGGAAAACCAATTCCGGGAGTAGACGCTGCCATTATCGATGATAATGGAAATGAGCTTCCTCCAAACGAAATGGGAAATCTGGCAATTCGCGAAGGATGGCCGTCTCAAATGCGGAAAATATGGAATAATGAGCCGAAATTCAATGAATATTTTGCTATAAAAGGCTGGTACGTTTCCGGAGATACCGCTTATCAGGACGAAGATGGGTATTTCTGGTTCCAAGGACGTAATGATGATGTCATCATGACAGCCGGAGAAAGAGTTGGTCCTTTTGAAATCGAAAGTAAGCTTGTGGAGCATCCGGCAATTGCGGAAGCCGGCGTCATCGGCAAACCTGATGAAATCCGCGGCCACATCATTAAAGCATTTGTAGCGCTGCGTGATGGGTATGAAGAAACGGACGAACTGAAAGCGGAAATTCAGAAATTTATTAAATCGGAACTTGCAGCCCATGCCGTTCCGCGTGAAATTGACTTCAAAGACAAACTGCCTAAAACGAGAAGCGGTAAAATTATGCGTCGTGTCCTAAAGGCCTGGGAGCTTGATGAGCCGACAGGAGATTTGTCCACCATGGATGATAATTAA
- a CDS encoding DUF420 domain-containing protein: MSFIPGYVGELPFWVTQLPLLNATLNTFTFIFLMGALLAILKRNITLHRRFIYAAFCTTSVFLVSYVTFHFMAESTPYGGAGIISTIYYFILISHIILAAIIVPFALMSFFTGFKDMRPTHRKWVRWTMPMWLYVSFTGVIVYVMISPYYSF, from the coding sequence TTGTCATTTATACCCGGGTACGTTGGGGAACTGCCATTTTGGGTTACTCAGCTGCCACTTTTAAATGCTACTCTCAACACATTTACATTTATATTTCTTATGGGCGCTTTACTGGCGATTTTAAAGAGGAATATCACGCTGCACAGACGTTTTATTTACGCCGCATTCTGCACAACATCTGTATTCCTGGTGTCTTATGTCACTTTTCATTTTATGGCAGAATCGACTCCTTATGGCGGCGCAGGAATTATCTCAACCATTTACTATTTCATACTCATTTCCCATATTATTCTTGCAGCCATTATCGTTCCTTTTGCATTAATGAGCTTTTTTACAGGATTTAAGGACATGCGGCCGACCCACCGCAAATGGGTAAGGTGGACAATGCCGATGTGGCTTTATGTGAGTTTTACAGGGGTTATCGTATACGTCATGATTTCTCCCTATTACTCTTTTTAA